A region from the Aegilops tauschii subsp. strangulata cultivar AL8/78 chromosome 5, Aet v6.0, whole genome shotgun sequence genome encodes:
- the LOC109751772 gene encoding ASI1-immunoprecipitated protein 2 isoform X1, whose translation MQMDDVIDLVSEDDIASYEETSSEDTEDVKVCDVCGNVGEEKKLAVCSRCNDGAVHIYCMLVMLKEVPERGWLCDECQAEVEIEIEKKKLEKSQVNFVMVSMENKVDAEKVRHKESEVDNVTSGCTSSIKEGDTGLCMLNKASHDSEPMSNDRSGISNLKSLDREIHILGMHDNYVSSVSKAKDGSNVARDSEKVGHKESEVANVTSGCTSSTKEGDSGLCMLNKASHDCEPMSNDRSGISYLKSLDREIHILGMHDNDVSSVSKAKDASNVACWNKRLNRQSEANFLEEIKDVKVCDICGDVGEVEKLTVCGRCNGAEHVYCMQVMMEKVPDVMWLCEACQTEVEFAEERTELEKSQVMVGACKLDSFGGQTNKPVDDANSGSNFEDEMEAAHVSSKNSNMRNQSIGMATKRIGDDATITLLIGKDLCESGGVSMEGDSAKRAPFSRKNSLKLNTEKGKEPVRPMPTPLTLNALKNQAPPLCGPLPKSISFKNSKVPKVKQLVIEVPQKPKNLKEPISLITKQDGPVITLAKSTSVKKPNSSEPVSKGKSSILLDVEEPRMMNSVMSRNVTNKRGTSISGYPSVAASMLVPVPSKAESAAQHLNKQNKMDNLGIAYGKDGRNFPAPSEPKRQLVAKVPGSLTLISAETSSGLLCSGAQMKGIQIPDTSLVDKIKNPPSLKPGTSSSSCTMHCQQCDEVGHSTQFCPVGRSSLFVTKPLSEQTSDRTARCNRTSEATTLTATEDILKSAYQSEPSPKRRRYHNPSYKPINVLCTSISHEESSEQDVRNGMPTPSTTASVDCHELKYKEHQAVSAMGGRFVDSSSTMLNDPTDKSPIFSPSDDRITSSVPELAYIWQGCFEIWRTGRPSKFCKGLQGHLSCSASQKVLEIAKKFPSKIRLEQLPRRNIFPPQFHGNGLSYDSIGLFFFAQDIQSYERHYSKLVEWMLKGDLALRGNIETAELLIFPSNILPKSFQRWNMSYYLWGVFRVRRKDSNLPYHVPTRKHCNFNGNLLAVGRRTHAHASSGPSFYYSPTCEDSPSIMPLEANHEGCPNGENSLGQERTAVNHDNAEDLWGPGVVDLQRRLQSVCR comes from the exons ATGCAGATGGATGACGTCATTGAC CTTGTGTCAGAAGACGATATTGCTTCCTATGAGGAGACAAGTTCTGAAGATACTGAGGAT GTGAAAGTCTGTGACGTATGTGGAAATGTTGGTGAGGAGAAGAAGCTCGCTGTTTGCAGCAGATGCAATGATGGTGCTGTGCATAT TTACTGTATGTTGGTAATGCTTAAAGAGGTTCCAGAGCGCGGGTGGTTGTGTGATGAGTGCCAAGCTGAGGTAGAAATTGAAATTGAAAAGAAGAAACTTGAGAAATCTCAAGTAAATTTTGTCATGGTTTCCATGGAGAATAAAGTGGATGCTGAAAAGGTGAGACATAAAGAATCAGAAGTAGATAATGTCACAAGTGGTTGTACATCTTCCATAAAGGAGGGCGACACTGGGTTGTGCATGCTAAACAAAGCTTCTCATGACAGTGAGCCGATGTCCAATGATAGAAGCGGCATTTCTAATTTGAAGTCATTAGATCGAGAGATACACATCTTGGGAATGCACGATAATTATGTTTCATCTGTTTCTAAGGCTAAAGATGGGTCTAATGTGGCTCGTGATAGTGAAAAAGTGGGACATAAAGAATCAGAAGTAGCTAATGTCACAAGTGGTTGTACATCTTCCACAAAGGAGGGCGATAGTGGGTTGTGCATGCTAAACAAAGCTTCTCATGACTGTGAGCCGATGTCCAATGATAGAAGCGGCATTTCTTATTTGAAGTCACTAGATAGAGAGATACACATCTTAGGAATGCATGATAATGATGTTTCATCTGTTTCTAAGGCTAAAGACGCGTCTAATGTGGCTTGTTGGAATAAAAGGTTAAACAGACAGAGTGAGGCCAATTTTTTAGAAGAGATCAAAGAT GTGAAAGTATGTGACATTtgtggagatgttggtgaagtggAGAAGCTCACTGTTTGTGGTAGATGCAATGGTGCTGAGCATGT TTATTGTATGCAGGTGATGATGGAAAAGGTTCCAGATGTCATGTGGTTGTGTGAAGCATGTCAAACTGAGGTAGAATTTGCAGAGGAAAGGACGGAACTAGAAAAATCCCAAGTAATGGTTGGTGCATGTAAACTAGATTCCTTTGGAGGGCAAACGAATAAACCTGTGGATGATGCAAATAGCGGAAGTAATTTTGAGGATGAAATGGAGGCTGCACATGTGAGTAGTAAAAACTCAAACATGAGAAATCAATCCATCGGTATGGCTACCAAGAGGATAGGAGACGATGCAACAATTACGTTACTGATTGGAAAAGATCTTTGTGAATCTGGTGGTGTATCCATGGAAGGTGACTCCGCAAAAAGAGCGCCGTTTTCGCGCAAAAATTCACTCAAGCTGAACACAGAGAAAGGAAAGGAACCTGTTAGGCCAATGCCAACGCCATTGACATTGAATGCTCTGAAGAATCAGGCACCACCTCTTTGTG GTCCACTCCCGAAGTCCATTTCTTTCAAGAACTCAAAGGTCCCGAAGGTGAAACAACTGGTCATTGAAGTTCCTCAAAAGCCCAAAAATCTGAAGGAACCTATATCCTTAATTACAAAACAAGACGGGCCAGTGATCACACTTGCTAAGTCGACATCAGTCAAAAAGCCAAACTCTAGCGAGCCAGTAAGTAAAGGAAAGTCTTCCATCTTACTAGATGTTGAGGAACCAAGAATGATGAATTCAGTAATGAGCCGAAATGTAACGAATAAGAGGGGCACTTCTATATCTGGATATCCCTCTGTTGCTGCATCAATGCTTGTGCCAGTTCCTTCGAAAGCAGAATCCGCAGCTCAGCATCTCAATAAACAAAATAAGATGGATAATTTAGGCATCGCTTATGGAAAAGACGGTAGAAACTTTCCTG CACCTAGTGAACCAAAGAGACAGCTTGTAGCAAAAGTCCCGGGAAGCCTAACGTTAATTAGTGCTGAGACATCCTCAGGTCTGCTTTGTTCTGGTGCACAGATGAAGGGAATTCAAATCCCAGATACTTCACTGGTTGATAAAATAAAGAACCCACCTAGCTTGAAGCCAGGTACTTCTAGCAGCAGTTGCACAATGCATTGTCAACAATGTGATGAAGTGGGGCATTCTACACAATTTTGTCCTGTTGGCAGATCTAGCTTGTTTGTAACAAAACCTTTGAGTGAGCAAACCAGTGACCGAACTGCCAGATGCAATAGAACATCTGAAGCTACTACTTTGACTGCTACTGAAGACATTTTGAAATCAGCATATCAATCTGAGCCAAGTCCAAAACGCCGCCGCTATCATAACCCATCATATAAGCCTATAAACGTTTTATGTACCTCCATTAGTCATGAGGAAAGCAGTGAGCAGGATGTGAGAAATGGTATGCCTACTCCTAGTACTACAGCTTCTGTAGATTGTCACGAGCTAAAATACAAAGAGCATCAGGCTGTATCTGCCATGGGAGGAAGATTTGTGGACAGCAGTTCAACTATGTTGAATGATCCGACGGACAAATCGCCAATCTTTTCACCTAGTGATGACAGAATAACTTCTAGTGTTCCAGAGTTGGCTTACATTTGGCA AGGTTGTTTTGAAATATGGAGGACTGGACGGCCATCTAAGTTTTGTAAGGGCTTGCAAGGACACTTATCATGTTCTGCTTCACAAAAGGTTTTGGAAATAGCAAAGAAATTCCCTTCTAAAATCCGGCTTGAGCAACTTCCTCGCCGGAATATATTCCCCCCACAGTTCCATGGAAATGGCCTTTCGTATGACAGTATTGGTCTTTTTTTCTTTGCACAAGATATCCAGAG TTATGAGAGGCATTACAGTAAGTTAGTAGAATGGATGCTGAAAGGCGATTTGGCACTCAGAGGAAACATTGAAACAGCTGAATTGCTCATATTTCCTTCCAATATCCTGCCAAAAAGCTTTCAAA GATGGAACATGTCCTATTATCTATGGGGTGTATTTAGAGTTAGAAGAAAAGACTCTAACCTTCCATATCATGTACCCACAAGAAAACATTGTAATTTCAATGGAAATCTCTTGGCCGTGGGTCGAAGAACTCATGCCCACGCTTCTTCTGGCCCCAGTTTCTATTACTCACCTACTTGTGAAGACTCTCCATCTATCATGCCCTTGGAAGCTAATCATGAGGGTTGCCCCAATGGTGAGAATTCTCTAG GGCAAGAGAGGACAGCCGTCAACCATGACAATGCAGAGGACCTGTGGGGACCCGGTGTAGTTGACCTACAACGGCGACTGCAATCAGTATGTCGCTAA